Within the Stegostoma tigrinum isolate sSteTig4 chromosome 35, sSteTig4.hap1, whole genome shotgun sequence genome, the region CTCGCACTGCACCAGTTCCAAGACTCTGAGCTGCAGCAGTTTTTTCAAGATGTTTGATGCCATGAATTTGGTGCCATCATTGTGGATGCTCAACTTCTGGAGATGGCTGGACAGGTCTGCCAGACACGGAGGGATTTTGGCTACGTTGCTTTTCAGGTACAGGGTCTTGAGGTGGTGAAGCTCGCAGAGAGAATCCAGAATGAAGCACTTGGCACCCTCCTGAGTGAGAGATCCAGTCAGGCTGAGTTCCTCCACATTTTCCATACTGGGCACCCAGAGGGGAAACTCCTGGAGGCTGTCAAAACGTACTTGAAGGACTTTGAGGTTTTCCTTCAGAAAGTCCAAGGCGGCCTGGTGGAGTCGCACGGGGCAGTTGAGCAGCGATAGCTCCTGCAGGTGGATGAGTTGCGTCGTGGCCGGTGGCAACTCCAGGTCGGCACTGAGCTCGAGTTTCAGAGCCTGGATTTCGGTCAAGTGGAAGGTGGCGGCGGGCAGAGCGGGCACCATGAGGAGGTGCAGTTCGAGGCGGTGGGCCAGGTTCCTCTGCAACCTCTGCCGCAGCTTCTCGGTTGACCATTCACGGTCCAGATTCAGCTGCATCAGCTTGTTCTCGCTGACCTCAGACAGGAAGACGGCAAACCGCTTGGAATAGAGTGCGTCGTACTGGTCGGTCAGGTGGAGCATGAAGGCGAAGTCATTCCTCACGTCTGGAATGTCGCTGATACCTGACTCCTGCCGCACATACTCGAAGGAATATTCCTTGAGAGGTCGGTAGAAGAGCCAGTACAGCGTGTACAGGCAGGTGCAGCCGTACCCACAAACAAAACAGATGTAGCAAATGGCAAGTTTGAAGAAGAGGTGGGCCTTTGTGTGATTACAGCAAAAATGACGGTAACCAGTCACATCCTCGATGTTAACGGTGCAGGGCACCACGACGTGTATATTCAGAACCAACAAGGCGTGGTAAAGGATGATCAGGATGAACTTGATGACCCGGACAATTGTCTGTCCGATGTACATGAAGTAAAGGATGTCACTGTCCTCCACGTGCAGGCGGAATTTCTTCACCTTTTCAAACAAGGCCTTGGCCTGCTCGCCCTCCTGCTTGTCCAGGGTGCTCTCACTCCCCTTGTCTGCCACCAGTGGGGGTTCCCCCGAGCCGGCCTGTTCCTCGGATGGTCCACCGGACTCAGCTCCAGAGCCGGAGCTGAAGCCAGCTGGCAGGTTCCCCGACTGGTCCCGCTGGCCCGCCTTCTCACCGGACACCTCGCTCAGAGCCCGGGTGGTCCATGGCGAGTCGAAGCACTTAGCCAGGATGGAGACAAAGTGCTCGATTTTGGAGCTGGTCCCGGGGAACTTGAACCAGAAGCTCCCGCAGATCATGAAAGTGAGGGTGTGGACGAGCACCAAGTAGGGGAAGTACTTGACATACCAGTGAAGAGCTTTCTCGTAGCAGATCTGATTAATAAAGCTGTACTGCTGAAGGTCCAGGTTGGTCTTTACTCCATTCAGTTCCTGTGTTGAGCTCTCCGAGGGCTTTACTTGCAACATGAACTCTGAGCAATTGATCGGGATTAGAGAGTGTGTCGATACCGGCCCAGGGAGACAGATAATCTTGTCCTGTGTTACCTAGAGACAAACAAATGACAAAGCAAAGGCTGAATGAAGCAgtcactggaaatctgaaataagaacggAAAGTGCTGAATATACTCATAGTGGTCCGACAGCATGTATATATAGagagagttaacactttgagtccagAACGTCAATTCTggagaaggtttactggacttgaaatgttagctctgtttctctgtccacatgCTGCcgcacctgctgagtttctctcgcaTCCTCTGAGTTGTTACAGATTTTCCATTAtccacagaattttgcttttaatgtttCGGAACTGGGGCAATTTAGAAATGCAGTCTTCACCAAGTGAGAAGAAGAAACAGAAGAGAAAGTTTGTGCCTAACAGAAGACAGAGAcaattaaatgacaaaagaatTAGCCTTGCGGTCTAAAGACCAAAGGGAGTGGTTATGTGTCAAGGATTCtaaagacagagagtgtgggaGAAGAATGCAAATTTGATTGGTGTTGATATCTGCAGCTTCAGCAGAGgacaaaatagagagagtgtgtgaggaagAACAATATGTACTTGTGTAGAATTGGAAGCAGCAATCGCGGAGAGAACAGTAACATCGTCGTGTTTGAAGAaatcagggagaaaaaaaatatcAAACTGGGGAATTACAGGACGGTGCTGAGTCGATTGGCTGGTGAGCATTATAGCTTTAGTCCCCTTTCTCCAGATTTAGTATGTTAGACAAGTTGGGAAATTCAAAATTTCATTTTCTGTTAAGtattaaaacattttaattttactATTTAAGTGCCAACTGCAGAAGAGAAGTGAGCGCTCGTTTAAAAAGTAGCTAGGTTTTGTTGTCTAATAGCTAGAGGATCAGCAGGATAGCTCAGACATCTCGAGTTCACATTCTATACTATGTGAGGACTCCAAGCCATTTCCTGTGCCCTGGATAACCATGTGCTCAGAAAGTCTTGTCAGTTACGGCTGCTCAGACTCTGGGTTTCAGAGTTTCACAAGCAGCTGGCATCATCAATTTAATGGCTCCAAGATGTTGGGAACTTCACAAACAGCAAATTTATAGATATTCTCACTCTGTAGATGAAGAACATTTAAGAAGAGAGAAA harbors:
- the LOC125447519 gene encoding volume-regulated anion channel subunit LRRC8C-like; the protein is MIPLTELKQFADQQPAFRVLKPWWDVFTEYICVAMLMIGVFGCTLQVTQDKIICLPGPVSTHSLIPINCSEFMLQVKPSESSTQELNGVKTNLDLQQYSFINQICYEKALHWYVKYFPYLVLVHTLTFMICGSFWFKFPGTSSKIEHFVSILAKCFDSPWTTRALSEVSGEKAGQRDQSGNLPAGFSSGSGAESGGPSEEQAGSGEPPLVADKGSESTLDKQEGEQAKALFEKVKKFRLHVEDSDILYFMYIGQTIVRVIKFILIILYHALLVLNIHVVVPCTVNIEDVTGYRHFCCNHTKAHLFFKLAICYICFVCGYGCTCLYTLYWLFYRPLKEYSFEYVRQESGISDIPDVRNDFAFMLHLTDQYDALYSKRFAVFLSEVSENKLMQLNLDREWSTEKLRQRLQRNLAHRLELHLLMVPALPAATFHLTEIQALKLELSADLELPPATTQLIHLQELSLLNCPVRLHQAALDFLKENLKVLQVRFDSLQEFPLWVPSMENVEELSLTGSLTQEGAKCFILDSLCELHHLKTLYLKSNVAKIPPCLADLSSHLQKLSIHNDGTKFMASNILKKLLQLRVLELVQCELERIPHTVSSLVNLEELNLKENHLRSIEEILCLQHCQKLTCLKLWYNHIIYIPEHIKKLSSLECLYLNNNQIEDIPPQLFLCNKLRHLDLSHNRIRSIPPEIGVLQNLHHFSVSHNSIESLPNELFFCKKLKALKVAHNDLIALSPRIAGLPLLARLELKGNHLEVLPPEVGQCTSLKLGGLIVEESLFQTLPSDIRETMEGD